The segment GCACGCTCCTCGGCGAGCCGTCGGCAGTGTCCGCGCGGACCGTCGACTCGCGGGACTGCGGCGTCGACACGCACGTCGCGGCCACCCTCGAGTACGACGGCGCGACCGCGCAGGTGTCGTCGTCGTTCGACACGCACGAAGTCCAGCGGTACCGGATCGAGGCCGAGAACGGCTGGCTCGAGGCTCCGGCGGGGGCGTTCAACCCGAGTACGGACACCGTCGAACTCCGGTGGGGGACCGACGGCCGCGAGGTCGTGGAGACGTTCGACGCCGGCGACCAGTACCGCTCGCAGGTCGAGCACTTCGCGGACTGCGTCGCGTCCGGCGCGACGCCGGAGACTGGCGGCGCGGAGGCGGTCGCGAACATGGAAGTCGTCGACGCGATATACGAGAGCGCCGACGCCGGCGAGCGCGTCGTGCTCGAGTGAGTCGTCGAACGCAACGCGGGACGACCGTCTCGCACGCATCCGCGTCCCGCGTCAGTCGACGAGTGCGTCGATGGAGCGTGCGACGGCGCGGGCGCGTCGGTCGAACTCGGGGCTCTCGGGGTTTTCCCACGTCGCGAGCCCGCTGACGGGTCGACTGAGCGCGACCAACCAGTAGAGGTCACGGAGCGGCAGGTCTGGTCCGAACGACAGTTCGTCGTAGAGGGCTTCCTGGACCGGCGTTGGGTCGTCGAGTTCGTTCGTGAGGAGGTACTCGAGGTTCACCGCGGCGAACGTCGCCGGCCCGATCTTGGCGCGTTCGAGGTCGATCAGGCCCGAGAGGTCGTCGACGGACGCGGGGGGTCGCCCGTCGGGCGCGAGGAGGTTCCCGGGCGAGAAGTCGGTGAGGACGACCGAGGGCGACGGGTCGGACGGGAGGCGATCGCGGTTGGATTCGAGGTACTCGAGGGCGTCGGGCGCGACGCGCTCCAGGGCCGGGTGTGGCGCTGGCGACTCGAAGTGCTTGGACGCGTAGCCGACGAGCCAGTCGTCGAAGTCGTCGTGGGTCGCGACGAGTTGCGGGTCGTCGTCGACCGATTCGACGGCTCGAACGGACCCGTACCCGACCGCGGCCTCGGGCGGAATCGCGTCGAGCGCGTCGACGGTTTCGCCGACGAGCGAGACGGCGGCGGGGTCGGTGAAGTTCTCGACGTCGTCGAATCCCGAAGCGAGCGGCGTGCCGTCGCAGTACGTCGTGGCGACGGCCGGCGGTTGCTCGCCGTCGCCGGGGTCGAATGCGAGGACGTGCGGGACGGGGAGGGACGTATACGCGCGGAGGACGCGGGCGGCGGCGACGCCCCCGCGGAGGTTCGCGGCCGACGAGAGCGTCCCGACCTTCAGAACGAATCGCGCGGCTCCCTGGTCCGGTGGATCGACGACGAACACGTCGTTCACGCCGTCGCCGACGTGCGTCACCGCGGTCGACGGGAGCGAATGGGGATCGTCGACGACGTCGACGCGCTCGAGGACGCGACGGACGTCGTCGATACCGAGCGACGCGGAGACGGAGGGCATGCGAGCGCGTTCGATGTCGACTCAAGTATGCGTATCGGTCGCTCACCGTCCGTGCCGGTCGAACGCGACCGCGGTGGTCGGTTCGCTCGCCGCGACCCCTGCGCTTACGCTCCCGTCGCCCGAAGCGTCTGGCGATGCCGAACTTCGATGGGGTCGTGTTCGACGTAGACGGGACGATCCTGCGCGGGACGACGCCGATCCCGGGTGCGGCGGAAACGGTGCGGGCGGTCCGGGAGTCGGGCGCGCGGGTGGCGTTCGTGACGAACAACCCGACGCGGACGCCGGCGTCGTACGTGGAGAAGCTCGCCGACGCTGGCGTTCCCGCGGCCGCCGAGGAGGTGGTGACGTCGGGGTCGGCGACGGCTGCGTTCCTAGCGAGCGAGCACGCCGGGGATGCGGCGTTCGTCGTCGGCGAGCGCGGTCTGCACGAGCAGGTCGCCGACGCGGGCCTGCGCGTGGTCTCGGAGCCGCCGGCGGCGGACGGCGTGGTCGCGTCGATCGACCGCGAGTTCACGTACGACCGACTCGCGGGCGCGCTCCGGGCGTTCGAGAGGGGCGTGGACTGGTTCGTCGGCACGGACCCGGACAGGACGATTCCGACGGACGAGGGCCTCGTCCCCGGGTCTGGTGCGGTCGTCGAGTCCGTCGCCGCGGTCGCCGAGCGCCGCCCGGACGCGGTCCTCGGGAAGCCCCATCCGTTCACTCGCGACCTCGTCTTCGACCGGCTCGGCTGCGATCCCGCGGACGCGCTCGTCGTCGGCGACCGCCTGGACACCGACGTCGCGTTCGGCGAACGGGCCGGCGCGACGACCGTCCTCGTCGAGACCGGCGTCGCCACGCGGGCGGACGCGGCGGCGAGCGACGTGACGCCCGACCACGTGTTCGCTGCGGTCACCGGCGTCCGCGACCTGCTCTGAGCCTCGAACGGTCGGTCGACCTCGTCGGACGAGAATCCGTACCCAGCTGGCCATTCGAACCGTCATCCCGGGAGCCGCGCGAGCAGCACGACCGTCTCCGCGTCGGGATGGTCGGCGTCGACGAGCCGACCGTTCGCGCGGTCGCGGCTGGCGTCGACCGAGTCGCGGAGTCCGACGGCGTCGTAGACGTCGAACCCGGTGGCTTCGAGCAGGCGCGTGCTCTCGTCGGGGCCGAGGACGGTCCACTCCATGGGTTCGCCGCCGTCCAGCCACGCGTCGCTCGGCTCGGCCCGCGTCTCCGTGCCGACGGTGACGTAGCAGACGCCGCCGGGCTGGAGGACGCGAGCGAACTCCTCGTAGACCGTTTCGTGCTCGCTGGTCGGGACGTGGATGACGGAGCGAAACGCGGTGACGGCCGCGACGGCGTCGCTGGCGAGCGGGAGCGCGGTCATGTTTCCCTGGACGACGCGACCGGGCGCAACGCGGGCCGCTCTGGCGACCTGGCCGGTGGCGGCGTCGACGCCGACGACGGGCCGGTCGGGAGCGAGGCCGTCGAGGACTGGCCGCCCGTTCCCGCAGCCCGCGTCCAGCACTGCGCCGTCCGCGGCGTCCACGCGCAGTCGCGCCAGGAGGGCGTCGTCCTCGCGCGTTCCCCATTCGCCGGTGGCGGGATCCGAGGATTCGCTGGAGTCGCCGGGGTCGCCGCAGTCGGGGCTGCGGACCGACGGCTGCGGACGGTCGTCCTCGAAGTGCACAGTCGCTTGAGGGTACCCCGACGGCATGGGTGTTCCGCCAAAGTGACGTGGGTGGTCGGCTGCGAGTGCGCCGGGCCGCCGGAGCGAGGTCTCGTCGCGGGGCAGCGATGCCGTCAGTTCGCGAGTCGCGCGAAGCAGAACGGGTGGCCGGCGTCCTCGGCGTCGGGGTCGACGATGCGGGTTTCGTCGGGCGCGTCGCCGTCCTGGACCGTGTCGACGACGCCGACCACGTCGTAGACGTCGAACCCGGCGTCGTC is part of the Halorubellus sp. JP-L1 genome and harbors:
- a CDS encoding phosphotransferase family protein is translated as MPSVSASLGIDDVRRVLERVDVVDDPHSLPSTAVTHVGDGVNDVFVVDPPDQGAARFVLKVGTLSSAANLRGGVAAARVLRAYTSLPVPHVLAFDPGDGEQPPAVATTYCDGTPLASGFDDVENFTDPAAVSLVGETVDALDAIPPEAAVGYGSVRAVESVDDDPQLVATHDDFDDWLVGYASKHFESPAPHPALERVAPDALEYLESNRDRLPSDPSPSVVLTDFSPGNLLAPDGRPPASVDDLSGLIDLERAKIGPATFAAVNLEYLLTNELDDPTPVQEALYDELSFGPDLPLRDLYWLVALSRPVSGLATWENPESPEFDRRARAVARSIDALVD
- a CDS encoding class I SAM-dependent methyltransferase; protein product: MHFEDDRPQPSVRSPDCGDPGDSSESSDPATGEWGTREDDALLARLRVDAADGAVLDAGCGNGRPVLDGLAPDRPVVGVDAATGQVARAARVAPGRVVQGNMTALPLASDAVAAVTAFRSVIHVPTSEHETVYEEFARVLQPGGVCYVTVGTETRAEPSDAWLDGGEPMEWTVLGPDESTRLLEATGFDVYDAVGLRDSVDASRDRANGRLVDADHPDAETVVLLARLPG
- a CDS encoding HAD-IIA family hydrolase; protein product: MPNFDGVVFDVDGTILRGTTPIPGAAETVRAVRESGARVAFVTNNPTRTPASYVEKLADAGVPAAAEEVVTSGSATAAFLASEHAGDAAFVVGERGLHEQVADAGLRVVSEPPAADGVVASIDREFTYDRLAGALRAFERGVDWFVGTDPDRTIPTDEGLVPGSGAVVESVAAVAERRPDAVLGKPHPFTRDLVFDRLGCDPADALVVGDRLDTDVAFGERAGATTVLVETGVATRADAAASDVTPDHVFAAVTGVRDLL